The region CTGGAAGGTAAGGCCGCAGGTCTAGCCAAAACGAACCAGACTGCTACGCAAAGTTTTACTCGCCCATTCTTCCGCAGTTGCAGTTACCGCAAGATCACTGCTGCTAGTAGTCGATAATGTGCCAATCCCGTCCTTAGCTGCACGAATAGCTGGCGTAGATCCAGATTGCATACTTACCCGCCCCaatatgtcaagtcaaggacTCGGTTCTCGATGGAGCTACGTCTTCATGTGATGCTGTCGGACATCCCGCCGGAAGCAACGTGGTTGGCGATAAGCGCCCATGTGCATTATCGGTGTCGTAGAGTGCCATACACTTCTCTGAGACCTGCAAGATAAGTATCTCGTGCTGGTAACCCGAAGTAGGCAGATTACGGAATGAGACCCTGGATTGTGGCTTGTGCGAGGTGACAATTTGCATATCTAATGTGCCTGGCACTTTCGACAAGTCACAGCCTGcggtaaaaagtatttgcccgCATCTAAGTATATGCTATCACAGCTCGATAAGTCGTATCATACAACGTAgtatgcgatacctttcaCCGCCTAGTTAGTTggaatacttttgaccccaGTGTACTGTACAGGAGAGCATCGTAGAgtgaagtgtctggtcggtgCTACGTAATTAGCAAACAGGTCATTGTCACAGCATTGATATGCCTGAACGAGCCCAAAGTGCGATCTGGGCATGCTCTTTGGTCACGGCACATCGTGTGCAAGCTGCTGGTTGTACAATGCGATTCCGTGACCAGCTGAGACTGGGTTGGTTGGATGAATACTGTAGCCCATGCGGTTTTACCGTCTGGGGACGATCTGACCATTTTTAGATACCGATTAGTCCGCATGAAGCGCCAGAAATTGCGCACAGGCACGGCAAATGTACCTTTTTCACATGAAGCAATGTCCTGGCAAACTGAGTGCATGGTACGCTCAAGAGATCATGCTACCCCTTGTCCTCTGTCACTGTCCTATCTCACCATGGTGGAGCAGCGGAATATTCCTCATGGTGGCGCTGGGCACAGACAAACTGATACATATCTCATCATGCATGCTGTGTTATTAATATAAGTTCAGAGGTTGTGCTGGGTTGCGACCGTCACCAACGACATTTCAAGGTCAGGGGACCAGGGAAGGCAAAGTCGTCATGCATATTCTTAGCTTGCCTTCGTGTCAAAAAGTTCTTGTCCCATGTTTAAGCCAACCTGGCCAGGCATGTGATTCTGCCAAAGTGTAGGTCCTCCTCCGTGGGCAAATATATGTAACTGTCAGGCTGACGGCTCATGCCATTGCCGTGGACGTCCAGTGTTGAATATGGTCCCTCTCCTATGGAGTTACTGTACCTTTACTCTGAACCATATGGATTCATATCCCAACAAAAAAGGACATCAGCCGTCTTGGAATGGGTCTTCGTGTTGCAGATGAAGTGGATCGTGAGATGGGCTAGCTCCCAAGAAGGGCAACTCCCGCCTGCTTTGCGGGGACGACCCCTTATTGGTGGACTGTTTTGTAGGCATTTGGACTTCAGAAAGCATCGGTGTCGAATGGTCGCACGGTAGGTAATCGAATATCGGAGCAACAAAGTAAATTGCGTAGTTTGGCATCATATGACCAAGGATTGGCCCGTGCAATGGGTAGTTTGTAGGAGACCCCCAAGTTTTTGATTGTCATGTTCCTTGCTCCTCCTTCAATCAACCCTGACTATGCATTTCATCCTGGCTCTTTTGGGCAGGGACCCAGTAACATGGCTCAGCTGGTGGCTACCTTGAGGCAATTCTGTCCTAATGCTTCAATCTGGGGAACAAAGTCCGTCGGTGATTTGAGGGGGCATTTTCACTGAGCACTTGGCTCTCCCCTGTTCAAGAAGATCTTGTACGTAATACAGGGGGCTGAGCTTCGCCGCCATTCACGCCAACGTCCGAAGGATATGAGAACTGGACATTGCATTTGCAAGAAGTGCCAGAAATTGAAGCTGACGATCTGTAACAAGGCAATATCCAGTTTAGTAACTGGGTTGTGGATTGTCCGTGGACATTGAATGATGGCGAGGCCATTATCCAAATCCGTGACTGCTGTCAGTGGCTTGTGATGACAATCGCTTTGCTTCATCACCGTCGCTCGTTAGGGTTGGAATCGCCCAAGAATGATAGCGAGCATCGTGCGGAAGGTGCCAATTTCCAGCTTGGAACAGGCTGTTCGGCCTGTGACATGCCTTCTGTTGGGTTAGCCGTGCTTTAGCCTGATATCACAAGCTGGGGTTTGCTCCAGCTTGGATGCCACTAGCGTTTCTGGGTTGTGTAATGGAACTTCTATTGTGGTACTATTGCATGTGATTTCCCCACCTGCCGGGTGACGAGCAGCACGTGTAAATCCAACCAGCGAAAGAATGTAACGGAACGGGACGGCCGTCGCTTTTTGCTCAGCACGGACATGACCAGACAATAATGGTGTGGAATCGACCAGCATTCTCATCAGGCCAGTGGTGTGCTGTGTTCCAAGAAGTACAAAGCCACTGACTGGGACAACCCTTCTCCATGTGCCTCCGCTATAAATCTTGCTTACATGTGCCAAGACACAAGTATGAAGCAATCAAGTGCTGCGTCTTGCAAATATGCTGCGATTTGGCGGCTGTGATTGATGAAAATTGCCCCGGCCTCGAAGGCACGATATGATGTGTCCTCAATCAAGTTTGCGAGGTCAAATATTGGGTCCTGTCATTTTGAGAGTCAAATGTGATGTGGCAGATGTCTGTTGCCACTGGCTGGAAGGCAGAGCCAGAGGAAACCGAATGTCTTCGTAGTGTAGCGCAGGGGACGGCGATCATCGGTGGGCAAGGTGTTCCCGAACTCCGGCTGGACCCCCAATTCTCCCATCATACCCAACAATGGTTGCAATTCCTTGCAGCTGAAGGCGGGATGGCGTCTGGAGATCAGTGCCTTACAGCGGGGGTCATGTCTGCCACCCATTACGGCATCGCCTGGAGAACACCACCGGGATGGTGACAATTGCTGTAGGAGTATCTCGTTGACGCAGAAATGGCCAGTGTCCTACTGGAAGCTGGCGGTAATGGTTGCGAGATGCCAAGTTTTTGAGGCGAGGTTATTCAGGAttgttggcaccagcagAGTGTTGATAACAaaatcaacattgaatgccacATGCggtttgagatggagaatTCTCCCAAAGGCAGGCTTGCATCTAACCACCCAGCTCTTGCCTAATCAGCAATGAAAGCACCAAGTGCCAACCACAAAAGGAGCAGCGAGATGGGCAGAAATGGCCGGGACGCTCTTACCTTTGGGCGATAAGTGTGAAAGGGAAGGAGCATGCCAGATGACCGTGGTAGGGAGTTTCCTCTATTCACAAGTACCAGTTCCTTGCTTGGGCTGCAAAAACCAACATCATTGACTCCATTCATCGTCTATTTTTAATCACAGACAGTCAGCACGACTTTTCGGTATGCACATCTGCCAAGCACATCCAAAATAGTTCCTCtctgtgctccgtactgcactgtatttgTTCCTATTACAAATTACAAATGTGACATCCGACATACATCTGTTGTGACAGGTAAGTGGCCAATTGTCGGCGCACTGTCAGCAGGCCCCCAGGGCCAGTCCCCGAAATTTGTTGGGGCGCTTGCCTGACTcgaacaagaagcaaaaaagagACGACCAGTCTTGGACCAGCCGaccaccagccagcaagccactACATAAGCGAATGACGGCAGAAGTCACGGCTTGAGACAACGCGAGACCGAGAGAACAGAAAAAGGGGACCCGCAATACCTAAGCCAAATGGGGCTTCAGCGGTAGCACCAACAGCCGCCCAGCGCTTTGTGACGAACgagatgaaccagaccagaagAGTGCTGCGACGGACCAGATTGAACGAGTCTGGCTTGTCTGGCTTGCCTGGTGCAATCACATGCTCGGCCCCCCCAGATCATCCTGCACTTGCTTTGCGCTGGTCGTGAAACCGCCTCCtcccaaccagaccagaccagaccaaactgtTGCTTGCTTGTGCTTGCTCAAGCCGCTGGTTTTGTCTCACAACGGTCCTTATCCTCCCCAACCCGCCTCCACACCCATCAAatcttcgtcctcctcgGGCAGGTGCTGTCACATCTTGCACGGCTTCTCTCATTGTCGAACGAGTCTTCTCCCACGCCCAATCCTCTAAACTTTTACAAAACCACGGACTGAAACCTCCTGTCAACCTGATTTGCCCTTGCACCCGACCGACTCCGCGTCGAAAGGCGACTTTGGTTGACTCTTTTTAATAGAATCGCCAGCCCACCGACCCTGGCGCTTCATCCCAATTCATCCCTCCGCCATAATTCAAACTCGAATCATCAAGCCACGTCCCAAGTCCGCACCCTGGCCAAGGCGCCGCTGCTTCAATGCAGttttctcctcctcccgaTGTCGATGCTTTGTCGACAAGACTCCCGCCGTTGAATCaccatgacaatgacaagatgCTGCCGTCACTAAGCAGCGTGACCGGAGTCCATGCGTTTCGCGGCGACCATATGCTCGATCAACAGAACCTCACCTCACAACCGCCTCAGTGGCCTCCGCTGAACGGACCTTTGGCATATCGTCAACCACCTCACCCTTCTACTCATCGAGCCGACAGTCCCGCCACTATGGACCTcgatggcagcaacagcgtCACCAGCGCACCGTCGCCAGACCGCCACAGCTCGAACAATAGTCTAAACCTGGACGATCCCGATGTGCGGCTGGCTGCGGAAGCGCTTGGCGACCTACGAGCAGGTACGATATGCTGTGATATTGTGACCTATTTTTCATTTTTGCTCTTGTCGTCTGCATGTTTTTCGCCCTCACAGGCTAGGACTAACACAACATGCTTGTAGACTTCGTCTCGTCGCCGCCTGATACAGCTAGCCTTGCTCCGTTGAGCCCGAAGATAAATGGACACCACAGAACGCCGTCATCCTCCCTACCTAGATCCCCTCAACCCGAACCATTGTTGTCTCTGTTAACAACAGCTCATCCCTTTGTGGCCAGTACCATCGGCGGCGCCAGTTCCGCGTATGGCGGTGCAAAGAACTTCTCCCCGCGGTTCAAGTCCGGCGCAGAATACGTCGAAGGATATCTGACGCCGCTTGCTAAAACGGTGAATTCGGTCGGTCGAGTCACCGGTGTTGAAGGGGGCGTAAGGTGGTTCTTAGGAAACAGGCGCCAGCAGAACTCAACGGATTCTGAGACCAATGGTAACTCTAAGAAACGACGAAAAGTTGGCGAAGAAAACGATGGTGCCAACAAAAAGAGCAAGGATATGACAAACGGTGACACGGACATGTCGCCGCCCACACCAAAGAGCGAGCGAAGATTGTCGTCGGCCAGCACCG is a window of Pochonia chlamydosporia 170 chromosome 5, whole genome shotgun sequence DNA encoding:
- a CDS encoding clock controlled protein (similar to Cordyceps militaris CM01 XP_006667722.1); the protein is MQFSPPPDVDALSTRLPPLNHHDNDKMLPSLSSVTGVHAFRGDHMLDQQNLTSQPPQWPPLNGPLAYRQPPHPSTHRADSPATMDLDGSNSVTSAPSPDRHSSNNSLNLDDPDVRLAAEALGDLRADFVSSPPDTASLAPLSPKINGHHRTPSSSLPRSPQPEPLLSLLTTAHPFVASTIGGASSAYGGAKNFSPRFKSGAEYVEGYLTPLAKTVNSVGRVTGVEGGVRWFLGNRRQQNSTDSETNGNSKKRRKVGEENDGANKKSKDMTNGDTDMSPPTPKSERRLSSASTVDTLPAYDEMRSPAYTETASNSQQAPRSTSSNASWQSRLIMSTSGLSVAMSAESLRSLKYCLKWLRWTNDHMNQVIGNLKTTLEEYEKTTAQAQIENPEGSESQIDDGDGTGKPNGQSNRQTPEQARTELTSKINTLKVDVLKTLQETINTVSKYAGGALPENARILVRRHLTSLPQRFRLASMSDTASESGDKDSDSAVREGAQKVMVLAKEGLDMVTQITGVLDGTIVSAEQWCERMGKRRRPTNDSDQLESPRLESPATTVEANGDVKMAA